From Simonsiella muelleri ATCC 29453:
GCAAGCAAGTAAAGATACCACGCAAACCGCCGAAATTCAGGCTGCCGTGTCTAAAATTGGCGATAATAAAGCGGCGATTGACAGTATTCGCAATACCAAAGCGGACAAAACCGAAGTGGTGAGTATGGCGCGAACTGGTTTGCAATCGGAGTGGCAGACGGCAGCTAACACCGCTGAAAGTCGCGCCAAAACCGCCGCTGCAACGGACGCACAAACTAAAGCGGATGCTGCTAAACAAGCAGCGATAACCGCCGCCGAAACAGCAGCGACCGCCAAAGCCAACGCCGCGAAAGCCGCTGCCGTTGCTGAATCTGCACAAACAGCGCAAAGCAAAGCAGATGCAGCCAAAGCAGCCGCGATTGCGGACGCAGCCACCAAAGATGCAGTTTTAAAACAGCAAGTAGCCGCCGATGCGACCGCTAAAGCCGACGCAGCCAAAGCGGAAGCGGTGCGATTGAATAATGCCACCAATGCCAAAATTACCGCATTAGAACAAACAGTAAGCAATCAGAACAGCGCAACTACCAGTCAATTCAATAAGTTACATGCTGAAATAGGCGGTAAAGTTTCTGCGCCCGATAAAACTGTTTTGGATTTGACGACGTTGGATAGCGAAACATGGTATCCCATTGTTTTTTCGGCGATTGGGGTGGTTGAGCCTGCATCGTTTCGGGTATCGCAAGAATTGGGCAATCGGGGGCATTCGCCAACTTGGGCAAGTCATACCACAAATTCGTTTAGCTTGATTTGCGAATGGACAGCCAACGGTCATGGCTGGGGGACAATTGCGATTGAGCGTGTCATCAATACATTTACATTTAATTTTGTGCGAGACGGTAAAAGTCCCGTACTCAAAATTGGGCAGATGGGACGCAGTAATCGTGAGTATGTGTATTTGCGCGGCGGTGCGAAATATGACGTATTTACCCCTGATGGTGTAACGGCAACACTGGTTATCACCAGTTTGAGTGTGGCAAATGAGACCGTTGAGCCGATGGTGTATAACGTTGATTTTGTGCCACGGGCAGATTTAAAACAGTTGTCGGCGGATATTTCGGCGGAGCGGCAAGCTCGGGTAACGGCGAACACTGCCCAAACCACCGAAATCAACACCGCCAAATCGCAAATTGCCCAAAACACCGCCCAAATCAGCAGCCTGAAAACCACGTTTGCCAGCGAAAAAAATACGACAGCCAGCCAAATTAACAGCTTAAACAGCAAAATGGGGATGGCGGAAGCGAATATTCGCACCACGCAAACCACAACCGCCGAATTGAGCGGCAAAGTACAGGCGATGTACACGTTGAAAACGGAAGTGGTGAGCGGTGGCAGAAAAGTGGTGTCGGGTTTGAGTATAGGCGTGGATGCGCAAGGCGAAAGTCAGTTCAATGTCCATGCGAATAAATTTGCGGTGTGGGACGGTGGTAGCATGAAACCGATGTTTGCGATGGTTACGGTGAACGGCAAAACACAAGCTGCCTTAAGCGGTGATTTACTGGCGGACGGTGTCATTCATGGGCGACATATTGCCGCAGGGCAGACCATTCAAGCCCCTATCATCAAAGGGGGCAGCTTGAATATTGGCGATGGGCGATTTTCCGTGGATGCGCAAGGCGAGGTAGTCATCAAATCACATCATGAAAACAAGGGGTTGAAACTGACTTCCAAAAATCTGATTGTGTATGATGATTATGGCAATGTGCAAATTGTGTTAGGCGAAATGATTTAAAAAGGAAAAACAATGAGATATGGTTTAAAAATCCGCAACCAGCGAACAGGACGCATGATTGAATTGCGCTCGTTTGCCAAAGTATTTCATCAATTTTCAGGGCGAGCAGATGGCGGTTTCAGGCAGCCTGTACCGTCTTTAACCCATCTACTACGCCCCCATGTGAATGCAGGGCGCGGACACAATTATTCCTATTCTGGCGAATTGTACGCTTACGCTAAACCGATTACGGATTTTGGTTTGAGTAATATGGAGAACGTGTGGCACGCGCTGACACCGATTTTTTACGGAAACATCAATCAGTTAGAAGGTAATGTGAACGATTTGGAAAGTTGTACGCCCACTATGTGCATATACAACCCAGACGACCACCATTTCTATACCAGCCGTTCCGCTGTGCAAAAGCGCAGTGAAGTGCCACCCTATGTGATTGTAGGAGTGTCATATGCCTGAATATGGCTTAAAAATCGGCAACTTACCCCGAATTACGGGCGACCGCCGCATCATGCGCTTGCTGACAATGGGCGACACGCAAGCAGTTTCAGGCAGCCGCCATAAATTCAGGCTGCATTGCCAACACGCTGATTTTTGTGTGTATTTTCGCCCATTGCATCAAGGCGTTGCCACCGCTTCGCAAATTATTCACGCAGTGGGTGGTGGCGTATATGATGCTTATTTTATTGGCTCGCCGTGCCGCGTCTATGTGTACGAACGCAAACACACGCGAGCAGCATCAGGCAAATACGGTATTCAACTGTTTAACAAAAGCGGCAGCGTAGCGTTTGACAATTTGGACGAGCCAATGATGCCACTACCTAATTTGTACATTCCACCGCTTGGGCAAGGCGGCAAAGTGCTGTTGTTTGACGCGGCGACTACGCCTCACCGCGCCGTCAATATGCACGGCAACCGCCTTGCGATGAGTTTAGATTTTTGGCGCGACGAGTACCGCATTTACCGTGATGCCATTTTATTGGAAAACGCCGCATTATTTTATGTTTTTGGTTATAGTACAAATACTTACGCCGCAAGAAACGGCGACGGCATACCGCTAAACTGGACATCTGCCAACCGTTTTGGTGGTTTGAGCAATCAAAAACCCACATCAATCGGCGTATGCAATACGTTTGAACACGGATTTTAATTTTTCTCGTAAACCTGCTTTCAGCCATGAAGCAGGTTTTTTTGTAACCCTTTGAATAAGGAAAATAAAAAAATGGCAAAACATATTATTGGTATTAATTTGAACATCATTGACCCATTGACCGATGCGGAGGTGAATTTCCACACGATTACAGATGTTAATTTTAGCATCACCAACAAAACAACCAACTTAACGATTGCGAGCTATACGCATGAACGCACCTATATTCGTGGTGGCAAACCTGCTGGCGACGGCAAAATGATTACTTTGTACGATGTGCCGCCGTTGGGCGAGTGTTTCTACAAATGGGCATATCAAAAATTGGTTGCACCGATTGAGCCGAACACGACCAATGTCTACGGACAGCTCATTACACCAAATGAGTTTACAGGCGCAGCATTGGTAGAGCGCGAAGTTAAGACAGACAACACGATTGTTGCTGCATAAGGTTTCAGGCAGCCTGAAAGTATGCGGTAAAAATTTTTCAGGCTGCCTGAAAGGAGTATTTTATGAACAAACAAATCAATTGGTTGCAATTTTTAATCGGCTGGCGATTTTTGCCTGAACGCTTGCAAGGCTGGCTGTTTGGCACGGCAACTCGTGCGGTTGAGTGCGTGAGTGCATTGGGGCTCATTGGTTTCGCCCTGGTATTTGCGTTTGACGATGATTTGCTGCACGAGTACCCGATTTACGCCAAATTTAAAGAGCTGCCTGAATGGGTTATCGTTAGCTCTCTGCTGTTGATTGGACTGTTGCAGCTTTGGGCAATGGCGTATCGCTCGCGCCGTAGCAATATTTTAAGCGGCTATATGTTGCTGCTTGCGAGTGGCGCGTGGTTTATGATTTTTATTGCGTTTTCCGCCAGCTATCCACCAGCTAACACGGGTATGGTGCTGCCATTGGTGTTGTCCTTTGTGTGCGGTTTGGCTGGCAAAAACTTGATTGATTTTACGCGAAGAAAAATTCGTGTAAACAATGAGTTAAAAAATAGAAAGGGGGCGTAATGGAATGGCATGTCCTATTTCCTGCTGGCATTATTTTTGCGATGGCTGGCGGCGTAATCGGAGTGTTGGGCGCAACGGAATTGGGACACAGTAGCATTCGGCGTGTGGTCGGCGAAGTGTTGATTTCCGCCATTTTCGCAGCAGCGGTCGCTGAATACCGCTTACCGTTGGAAAAAGTGTGGCTTTGCGGTGGTGCTGGCGTGATTGTCGGACTGATTACAGGCTACGCGCTGGATGCGGTCAAAGCCATTGCGCCCAATTTGATTAATACGGCATTAAGCGGCGGTTTTATCCGTAAAATTTTGCTGCAAATGCTGGATAAAAAGTAATTTTTAACAAGGCTGCCTGAAAGAGGGCAGCCATTTTTATTAAGGAAAAACAAATGACTGAAGAAGTGAAACAAGAATGGGCTGATGAAAACATCGTCAATGTGTATGTAGATGACATTAGCGAAGAAGCGAAAGTACCGCCTGAAGCGCAAGAGCCACCAAAACCATTGCCGAAGCCTGTGGATTTGATTACGCCCAATTTTGCATTGAGTGAATTTACCAAATCTGATACAGCAAATCGTTTGGGCTTGAAAAATATCCCAAATAACCAAGAACGCGCTAATATTAAGCGTGTTGCTGAATGGTTGGAAAAATTGCGTGAATTATTGGCTGAGAAGCATGGTCGCGTGATTCCGATTCGTATCACGTCTGGCTTCCGCTCGGCGGAAGTGAATAAGCGTGTAGGCGGTCGCCCCAATTCCGCCCATCGTTACGGTCTCGCCACTGATATTCAGGCGGTTGGTTTGAGTATCAAACAATTAACATATGATATTTATGAATTTATTGAAGCTGGTAAATTGCCTAGACCAGACCAATTAATCCGCGAAATGCCGAAAGGCGGCGGACAATGGGTACACGTTGGCTTGTCGCACGGGCAACCGCGTGGGCAATACATGGTGTACGAAGTGATTGCTGCTACAGGGCGCAACGGCTATAAAACGGTCGGTGCATTCAAAAATCCTGAATTAGCGTAAAAAAACGGCGACAAACGCGCTGCGGACACAACGCGTTTGCCAGCCTTGCAGGGTATATCTGCGTAGCCTAAAGCCGTCCCTATAGGGATTTTCATTATATAATCATAATGATAGGAGCGCAAATATGACAAACTGCGAACAAGCGTTGCGGTGTCAAAACTGCAACAAAAAATTAGCGATGGCAATGGGTGCATTTACCATCAGTATTAAATGCACCCGTTGCAAATCGCTGAATTTGTTTAAATTTTAATTATCAATAGAGTGCCTAGCGTACTAAATCAGAAAGCCCGTGAGCTTCGGAGTTATGCTATGCACTATTCTCAAGCTCCGTTGCCGTTTACAGGGCAAAAACGGAATTTTCTCAAATTTTTTCAACAAGTTTTAAAAGAAAATATCTCAAATCAAGGTCAAGGTTGGACGATTATTGATGCGTTTGGTGGGTCGGGTTTACTGGCGCATACCGCAAAGCAAACGCTGCCTGAAGCGCGTGTGATTTTCAATGATTTTGACGGTTATACAGAGCGATTGGCGCATATTGATGATACCAATCGCTTGCGTGAGTTGATTTTCAATCGTTTAAATGATTTAAATGTTCCTAAAAATCAAGGCTTAATACCGCAAGAAAAGGCGGAAATTGAAGTCATTATCCACGATTTTGGCGGTTATAAAGATGTGATTAGTTTGGGTTCTTGGCTGCTATTTTCGGGTAGGCAAGTCAATCAATTATCTGATTTATTTAATCAAAACTGGTATCGCAAAATCCGTGAAACACCTTATCCGTCTGCTGTTGGTTATTTGGACGACGTGGAGATTGTGCGGCGTAATGCGCATGAATTACTGCCTGATTTTGTGGATAGTCCGCGTGTATTGTTGGTGCTTGACCCGCCATACGTTTGCACGGAGCAAGGCAGCTATCGGCAAGATGATTATTTTGGCATGGTGCAATTTTTGCGCTTGATGTCGGTGGTACGTCCGCCGTTTGTGTTTTTTAGCAGTACGCGCTCGGAGTTTTTGGCGTATTTGGATTTTGTGATTGAGACAAAACAGGCTGGCTGGGAGCGGTTTGTTGATTATCGTAAGATTAGTATTCATACTTCGCTTAATAAGCAGTCGCGGTATGAGGATAATTTGGTATTTAAGTTTGAGTAGATGATTCAGGCTGCCTGAAAGAGTGTGTGTTTTCAGGCTGCCTTGATTTTTCTTTGATTTTATTGTCAATTTGTATCCAATTTGTACCATTACAACAAAATTATTTTTTATTTCATTGTTTATTTTGAAATTAATTTCATTATCAGTAATTCCTGCCATAGGTGCAAGAATAATTTTGTTTTTCTTGGATAATTCGGTAAGTATATTGTTTTCTTTTTTCATTCTTCACTCATTTTATAGTCGTTTAAAAAACGCAGCAGTATTCCTTATTTTAAACGACTACATTGCATCATGTTTCTCTCATAGAAATTCGGGCGCGAAGCGGATTTTTAAGCAAAAATCTGTTTCACGCCCGAAAAATGCACGCCTTAATCAAAAAATAATAATAATTTCATTATGTAATGATAATTAATGACGCGCTTTGCGACTGGATTTCGTTTGATTTTCTACTGTATTTTCAGGCTGCATTTCTGCAACATAAGGCACAGGCTGGCTTTCTAAACCCCATTCAAATACTTCATCAATCCATTTAACCGCATGAATTTCCAAACCATCTTTGACATTTTGTGGAATTTCCTCCAAATCTTTCACATTGTCTTTTGGGATTAAAACGTGTTTGATGCCACCACGCAATGCAGCCAGCAGTTTTTCCTTCAAACCGCCAATCGGCAACACCTCGCCACGCAAAGTAATCTCACCTGTCATAGCCACATCGGCACGAACAGGGATATTGGTCAATGCAGACACCATCGCTAACGTCATCGCAATGCCTGCGCTAGGTCCATCTTTTGGTGTTGCGCCTTCGGGGACGTGGACGTGAATATCATTTTTCTCATAAAAATCAGGTGCAATGCCCAAACTTTCAGCGCGTGAACGCACCACAGACCAAGCGGCAGAAATAGACTCTTGCATCACATCGCCTAATTTGCCTGTGCGTACAATATTGCCTTTGCCTTTAAGTGCAACTGCTTCAATTGTCAACAATTCGCCGCCAACTTCTGTCCACGCCAAACCTGTTACTTGACCAATGCGGTTTTCGCCAGCCGTTATGCCATAATCAAAGCGTTTTACGCCCAAAAACTCGCCTAAATTATCGCTGTTTACGACTAATTTTTTGACTTTTTTCGTTTTCAGGCTGCCTGAAAGTTCTGTTTTCATCACGGCTTTACGACAAATCTTAGCGATTTCACGGTCAAGCGAACGTACACCAGCTTCTCGCGTGTAATAGCGCACGATGTCGCGTACGGCAGATTCTTCAATTGCCAACTCATCGGCTTTTACGCCATTGCGTTGCATTTGCTTAGGAACAAGATATTGCATGGCAATGTTCATTTTTTCGTCTTCGGTATAGCCAGACAAACGAATAATCTCCATGCGATCCAGCAACGCAGGTGGAATATCAAAACTGTTGGATGTGGCGATAAACATCACATCGCTCAAATCAAAATCCACTTCAACAAAATGGTCGGAAAATTTAGTATTTTGTTCTGGGTCAAGCACTTCTAACAACGCCGCCGCAGGGTCGCCACGAAAATCACTGCCTAATTTGTCAATTTCGTCCAACAAGAACAATGGGTTTTTCACGCCAACTTTAGTCATATTTTGCATGATTTTACCGGGCATTGAACCGATGTAAGTACGGCGATGTCCACGAATTTCGCTTTCATCTTTCACGCCCCCCAACGCCATGCGAACGTATTTACGTCCTGTGGCTTTGGCGATGGATTGACCCAACGAAGTTTTACCCACTCCTGGCGGACCAACCAAACAAAGGATTGGACCTTTCAATTTATCGGTGCGTTTTTGCACCGCCAAATATTCCAAAATACGTTCTTTGACTTTTTCCAAACCGTAATGGTCTTCGTTTAACACCAAATCTGCTTTAGTTAAATCTTTGGAAATACGTGTTTTTTTATTCCATGGCAATTCAATCAGCGTTTCAATATAATTGCGAACGACTGTGCTTTCAGACGACATCGGTGGCATCATTTTGAGTTTTTTGAGTTCAGACAGGGCTTTTTCTTCGCCTTCTTTATTCATTTTTGCGTCTTTGATTTGCTGTTCCAATTTGTCAAAATCGCGTTCATCTTCTTCACCCAACTCTTTTTGAATGACTTTAATTTGTTCATTCAAATAATAATCGCGCTGATTTTTTTCCATTTGGCGTTTGACTTTACCGCGAATGCGTTTTTCCAATTGCGCAATTTCCAATTCACCTTCAATTTGCGCCAACAAAAATTCCATGCGCTCAACAACATCACTCAAATCCAATAATTTTTGGCGTTGATCTAATTTTAATTGCAAATGCGCAGCGATGGTATCCGCCAATTGTCCATTATTTTCAATATCTTGAATACTGTTCACAACTTCAACAGGAATTTTTTTATTGTTTTTAATCAATTGTTCAAATTGACTCAATAGAGTACGGCGTAGGGCTTCTTGATTGTCAGATGAATCTTCGGTTTGCGCCAACATCATCACATTGGCTTGCAAAAATTCGCCAGTATCATTTAATTCAATCACTTGAGCGCGAGATACACCTTCTACCAGCACTTTGATCGTGCCATCTGGTAAATTCAAAACTTGTAAAATTTTGGCAATTGTGCCAGTTTCGTGCAAATTATCCACATCTGGCTCTTCTTCACTACCAATTTTTTGGGCGAGCAAAAACACTGGTTGTTCATGCTCCGATGCAAAACGCAACGCCGCAACCGATTTTGGACGACCCACAAATAATGGCAATACCATATGCGGATAAACCACCATATCGCGCAAAGGCAATGTGGCGAACAAATTGTTTTGTGATGATTTTTTTCTTGCCATAATATTTTTTTCTCTTGATTCGGTACTTGGGTTGGGCGTAGATGGGGAAGATTGATAAAATTTCAAGTTTTCAGCCCAAATATTCCTTCAGGCTGCCTGAAAACATTACCACACAATATTGATTTCATCGGGTGGTGGCGGTAATGTGATGGATTGTGTAGGACTACCTGCACTGATACTGGTTTGCGTAACGGTTGACGACACCCATTGGAAAAATTTAGCAAATGAATTCGCGTCCATCGTATCCAATGAAACCACACAATCAGTCAATTGTTTCAAATAATTGGCATCTGCTTTGGGGCCTGCTGCACACGCCACGATATTCCCAAATCCCAATTGTTTTATTTTCGGAATAACTTCACTGTACACCAGCAAATCGGTGGGTTTACCATCGGTTAAAACAATCAGCATCGGTCGCCAATCTCCTTTTTGATTGGCATTGCCAACAATTCGGTCGCGTTGCACGGCTTGAGCAACTTCTTCCAATACGCCACCAAGAAAAGTTGCGCCACTTTCTGGACACACAATTTCAGGCAGCACCACTTGTTCCAATGGTGTCATCGGCAATACTGTTTTGATTTGGCTATCAAATGTGGTGATGTTCAGATGCACACTTTCCAACGCATAAGGATTTTGGCGCAATGAAGTCATCAAAGCTTGCAAACCCGCGTTCACGGCTTCAATTGGTTCGCCACGCATAGAACCTGACGTGTCAATGCAAATGTATGTGAGTAGTCGGCGCGACATGATTGATTGTCCTTAATAAGTTTTTTGTCTTTTCAGGCAGCCTGAAATTTAATACGGCATATATTCCGCTTTTAGCAAATCCACAAAACGGTCGGTTTCAGCAAATTCACCCACTGCCCGAAACACCCAACCGCCTTGATTATCGCGTTCAGCACGCGCAAAAGTCATGGCACAATGGTTGGCGTTGTCGGTTTTTCCGCCAATTTCGTAACGACAAATCTCACGTCCTTTAGCGTCCAATGCACGGATTTTGGCTTGACTCACACCTGCAAATGACTGTCCGCGCTCTTTGCCCTTAAAAATCACCACCGCGAACACAATTGCCGTGTAATCAGTAGACAAATTGTCCAAATCCACTTCAATGATTTCATCGTCATCATGGTGATTAGAACCTGTGCGATTGTCGCCACTCAAACGAATTTTCCCACTTGGATGAACCAATGAATTATAGAACACCACATCGCCCCCAATCAAAGTCGGACGACCATTATCGCCTAATTGACCCAAATTGCGAACTTTGCCTCGTGCGTCTAACAAAAACGCTACAGCGTCCAAATCGTATGCAGGCGAAGCATTGATAACTTGCCAACCCAAACCGACACGTAAATACGACAAATCAAAACCCGTGTCTTTGCGCAAATTAACGCCCTGCCCTTTTTGTAAAGAAATCGCCATTATTTCAATCCATTAAATCACAATATTAATTTCAGGCGGTGGCGGTGGCAATTCGTCCAAACCACTCACTTCTTTTTTATCATCAATTTTTTGACTGGACACCGAAATGGACGCGGATACCCATTTAAAATACGCTTTAATGGAGTTGGCATCTGCTGTATCCAATGAAACCACGGTTTCGGTGATTTGTTTTAATGTACTGGTATCGGCGTGTGGGCCAGCCGCGCAAGCCACAAAAATTCCCGTTTTCACGGCTTTGATGTCGGCGATGCCTTTGCTAATGCTGTCGGTTGGCGAACCGTCTGACAACAAAAATACCACAGGTTTCCAATCGCCCTTCACTTCCGCACTGCCTTTGACAACTTCGCGATTAATGCAATCTGCCAACAAAGTTAAAGCTCCACCCATGGCAGTTGCGCCATTGGCTTCAATATTGGGAATTTGAAAATTCATTAATTCAGTCAATGGGGTAACTTGTTTGGCTTGGCTATCAAATGTAATGACCGACAAATACGCAGTTTCCAACGCATAAGGGTCTTGGCGCAACGCCGACACCAGCACTTGCAAACCGTTTCGTACCGCTTCAATGGCTTCGCCGTGCATAGAACCAGATGTATCCACCAATAAATAAACAGGTAAACGACGCATCATTTCTTCCTTATCAAATTAAAATAAATGAAATGTTTTTTTAGGCAGCATAAAATCATCAAAATTATTTGACAAAATCATCTTTCAGGCTGCCTGAAACCCAGCTTTACAAATGTGGCAGAATACGTGGAACAATTTTATCAGGTGTAGAACCGATACTGTTTTCGCCGATGGCATGCATTTTCCACTCACCATTGTGGCGATAAACTTTTGCCATGATTTGTGCAGTATGATTGCCTTGCGCTGATAAATTGTAACGCGCAATTTCTTGTCCGTTATCGCCGTTAATTAAGCGACAATACGCATTGGCAACCTCGCTGAAATTTTGCCCTGTGTAATTGCTCACTGTAAACACCAGTGATTTAATGTTGCTGGGAACACGATTGAGTGCTACCGCAATTTGTTCATCATCACCATCACCTGCACCTGTACGGTTGTCGCCAGAATGTTGAACAGAACCATCATTGCTACATAAGTGATTGAAAAACACTACATCTTGCAATACACCCGCATCATCAAATAAAAAACATGATGCATCCAAATCCACTTCTTTTGCTCCCCCACCCAGCAATCCACTCAAAAATCCGCCTGATTTTTTGACCGCGTCCCAACCTAACCCCATAACCACCGAATTTAATTTTGTACCTGATTCTTTTTCCAAAGAAATTTTTTGACCTTTGGTTAAATTCACTGCCATTTTATTACTCCAAATAAAAATTAAACGACCATAAATATTTTTTCAGGCTGCCTGACGTTGACTCGCGACCCACGCCGCAAAACTGTTTATATTCCGCGAACAAATAATCACTTTGCCACTGCCCGAAAATTTCAACACCACACCTTCACTGCTGATGACACTGTTCACCAATGTCCCCAATAACCCTTTGTTTTGTTGCGATGTACTCAAAGAAATTTCATAATTCAAACGACTGTCCCATGCCACCACATGACCGTTATCGATTGTTATCGGATTATTCGGCGACACCTCAAGTGTGAACAACGCACCAAATCCATTAACCGCCAATTGTCCGCGCCCTGCCGTTTGCCCAATGAAAAAACCACCCGTACCAGCCAATAACGCCGTCCCCAGGCTTTGCATTTGCGCGGTAACACTCACACCATCGCTGCTCGCTAAATATACACCATCAGAAATTTTATACTGTACCTGCCCTACTTCCAGCACTTCAATTGCCCCTGGTAAAGTCGGCGCAAGCAAACAATCTCCATCGCCACGAACTGCTTGAATATGTTGTTGAAAAAAACTTTCGCCATTTGCCAAACGTCTCGCCAATGCATTCAAAATACCGCCCTGCATTCGCCCCGTCAAATCCAAATGACTTTCCATCATAACCATCGCATCGCTTTCACACGAAATGCTTTCGCCGCGTTTAAGTGAAACGTGTAAAAATGGATCATTTTCTCCCGTTACGGTAAAAATTGGCATAAAAAATCCTACAATTAAGATTTCAGGCAGCCCGAAAATGAATATGCTCCATTTTCAGGCTGCCTAAATAAATTACACATTCACACCAAAATGTTGTGCCAATGCCGCTAAACCACCTTTAAATCCTTGCCCAACCGCTTTGAATTTCCATTCGCCATTGTAGCGATAAATTTCACCGAAAATCATGGCAGTTTCCACCGAAGCATCTTCCGATAAATCAAAACGCGCAATTTCCACATTGCTTTCGCCATTGACACAACGCACATAAGCATTGGAAACTTGACCAAAATTCTGCCCACGCACATCAGCATCGTGAATCGTTACCGCCAACGCAATTTTGTCTACAGACGGCGGCACCTGATTCAAATTCACTTCAATCACTTCATCATCGCCATCTCCCGCGCCAGTACGATTATCGCCTTTGTGCATCACCGCCCCATTGTCAGACGTGCTTTGATTATAAAAAATAAAATCCGCATCTGAACGTACTTTACCAGACGCATCAAGTAAAAATGCGCTGCCGTCCAAATCAAAATCTGCGCCATCGGTTACACGGACATTCCAGCCCAAACCAATGTGCAATTGTGTTAATGATGGTGCTTCTTTGCTTAAATTGACGTTGCCGCCTTTTTGTAAACTGATTGCCATGCTAACTACTCCAAAAAATGTGAAATGTGAACAGAAATATTCAGGTAGCCTGAACAAAAAATGATGACTCAATCATAACGCAAATATGTATATTCGTATACGCTTTTTCAAGCTGCCTGAAAAAACACTTATTCAATATTTTCCCACCAATTTTCGCGTTGATAATGTTCGCCCGTGTAACGTTCACCCATTTTCGGAACGTGCATGGGTATGCCTTTTTGTCTCGCAGCGATATCAGCCCTACTAATAGATTGTTTCCATGGATTCAAAGCCAAATCAAATACGCCCCAATGAACAGGCAGCAATATTTTGGCGTTTAAATCTTGGGCTGCCTGAACAGATTGTTCAGGGAACATATGCGTTCGTTCCCAACCCAAATTGCCACCGTCAATTTCAATCAACGCATAATCAAATCCGCCGTATTTTTTGCCATATTCAGCAAATTGTTTACCATAACCGCCATCGCCCGCAACAAAAATTTTTTTATTTTTACCTTCAATGGCATAAGCTGCCCACAAAGTTTTGCTACGGTCTCGTCCAGTGCGAGCAGAATAGTGAATGGTGCGTTCAGCGGTAAATTTGATGCTGTCAAATTGCGCACTTTCACCCCAACCAATTTCGGTAATTTTATCGGCTGCCACGCCCCACGATTGCAGCCTTGCGCCTACGCCCAATGGGACAAGAAAACGCATATCACGCTTGGCAAAATCGCGCATGGAATCGGCTTCTAA
This genomic window contains:
- a CDS encoding TIGR00266 family protein, which translates into the protein MPIFTVTGENDPFLHVSLKRGESISCESDAMVMMESHLDLTGRMQGGILNALARRLANGESFFQQHIQAVRGDGDCLLAPTLPGAIEVLEVGQVQYKISDGVYLASSDGVSVTAQMQSLGTALLAGTGGFFIGQTAGRGQLAVNGFGALFTLEVSPNNPITIDNGHVVAWDSRLNYEISLSTSQQNKGLLGTLVNSVISSEGVVLKFSGSGKVIICSRNINSFAAWVASQRQAA
- a CDS encoding TerD family protein, encoding MAVNLTKGQKISLEKESGTKLNSVVMGLGWDAVKKSGGFLSGLLGGGAKEVDLDASCFLFDDAGVLQDVVFFNHLCSNDGSVQHSGDNRTGAGDGDDEQIAVALNRVPSNIKSLVFTVSNYTGQNFSEVANAYCRLINGDNGQEIARYNLSAQGNHTAQIMAKVYRHNGEWKMHAIGENSIGSTPDKIVPRILPHL
- a CDS encoding TerD family protein; protein product: MAISLQKGGNVNLSKEAPSLTQLHIGLGWNVRVTDGADFDLDGSAFLLDASGKVRSDADFIFYNQSTSDNGAVMHKGDNRTGAGDGDDEVIEVNLNQVPPSVDKIALAVTIHDADVRGQNFGQVSNAYVRCVNGESNVEIARFDLSEDASVETAMIFGEIYRYNGEWKFKAVGQGFKGGLAALAQHFGVNV
- a CDS encoding MBL fold metallo-hydrolase, which produces MKKRYKYPLFFLMGLGAVVATFGAIAYRNFGDLPDPARFSHLPYYQNGVFTSGVELFYKPDKITGKRGLFYGAPFSPNRPKNPLPMEKLSTQHFRQPENFAYYWLGHASAIVELDGKRLLIDPVFGNAAPVPFVMPRFQAAPIARKDLPKIDLVVITHDHYDHLEADSMRDFAKRDMRFLVPLGVGARLQSWGVAADKITEIGWGESAQFDSIKFTAERTIHYSARTGRDRSKTLWAAYAIEGKNKKIFVAGDGGYGKQFAEYGKKYGGFDYALIEIDGGNLGWERTHMFPEQSVQAAQDLNAKILLPVHWGVFDLALNPWKQSISRADIAARQKGIPMHVPKMGERYTGEHYQRENWWENIE